From a region of the Argiope bruennichi chromosome 8, qqArgBrue1.1, whole genome shotgun sequence genome:
- the LOC129980843 gene encoding uncharacterized protein LOC129980843 yields the protein MNGKLCKHLSAVILKQNKQSTFVYSLESRKLIYVVATGKKLDSNSTLLLPLSFNPSHNFPSSQSDDALQPQFSSTVLTHSSNDILSQFNNNTLKHSSNDTLSPRDIDTFSQPCNDNNMILPTINTTSRPIAATCQNSDSETDDDDGDYLQKFVDIINRIKSGYKNNPDVFKPAIKKMVKNVNKFGKTETGLVSTLHNFGRNLNYSSRVLKCSRRRGNQIPVEPTAIARRKSIYSGRKTQVGGRPVKRALPPALKEHTYGIFSELPKKHRKTKHSLTHCVEKNVSLPN from the exons ATGAATGGAAAGCTTTGCAAGCATTTAAGTGCTgtaattctgaaacaaaataaacaatcaacATTTGTCTATTCTCtagaaagtagaaaattaatttatgtagtGGCTACTGGAAAAAAATTGGATTCAAATAGCACCCTCTTGCTACCTTTAAGTTTTAACCCATCACACAATTTTCCTTCTTCTCAATCTGATGATGCTCTACAACCACAATTTTCTTCTACGGTACTTACACATTCATCTAACGATATactttcacaatttaataataatacacttAAACATTCTTCAAATGACACACTTTCACCTAGAGATATTGACACATTTTCACAGCCTTGCAATGATAACAACATGATTCTACCAACTATAAACACTACTTCACGGCCCATTGCAGCTACATGTCAAAACTCAGACAGTGAAACAGATGATGATGATggtgattatttacaaaaatttgttgATATAATTAATCGGATTAAATCCGGTTACAAAAATAATCCTGATGTTTTTAagccagcaataaaaaaaatggtgaagaATGTTAACAAGTTCGGAAAAACAGAAACTGGATTGGTGTCTACCTTGCATAACTTTGGAAG AAACCTTAACTACTCAAGCAGAGTTTTGAAGTGCAGCAGAAGGAGAGGCAATCAAATTCCTGTTGAACCTACAGCAATTGCAagaagaaaatctatttattctGGTAGGAAAACTCAAGTTGGTGGAAGGCCAGTTAAACGAGCATTACCACCTGCCCTAAAAGAGCATACTTATGGAATATTCTCTGAGTTACCGAAAAAACATCGAAAAACAAAACATAGTTTGACGCATTGTGTTGAAAAGAATGTATctcttccaaattaa